One segment of Erigeron canadensis isolate Cc75 chromosome 2, C_canadensis_v1, whole genome shotgun sequence DNA contains the following:
- the LOC122586698 gene encoding peptidyl-prolyl cis-trans isomerase CYP26-2, chloroplastic — protein sequence MEKIWQNPKILHSTAKSQPPPTPPPQIQCLPPSSAAIKLTRRQLGICTNSSALLLLTSQFQDQFHLPIAKAQEQSPESDIPIENNVTSPAEANPLDIGSTPATTEDNPEETSSTTTPTEDSPVENRGTDISIEEKSVENNTTSPAEENPVETGSSTSPTEEIQTDTSSTAIPTEENPVETTSTTANDGKSDDVSDNTTTTVDSCTDKILTKRAFLDISIDGKPIGRIVIGLYGNNVPAGTTKFSDFVSGAAGVSYRRKDFIKITPSYVQHGGVRSYGVDAELAAKTGRNFAVDNLISELERENARCPGAKNVAGTVGIIVRDPLKPPPKQKLVARNGKLVIDEEEVGKEPNGTEFVISTKDSPELDASTLVIGKVLEGMEVVERMSQVKTVQENTSSPYFRVAKLIGDKRAVVAERGFNRPYSKVMVTNCGLMA from the exons ATGGAGAAAATATGGCAAAACCCAAAAATCCTACATTCAACAGCTAAAAGCCAACCACCCCCAACACCGCCGCCACAGATTCAATGTCTACCCCCTTCCTCAGCAGCTATCAAGCTGACACGCAGACAGCTCGGAATCTGCACCAACTCGTCTGCACTGCTCCTCCTCACGTCCCAATTTCAAGATCAGTTTCATTTGCCCATAGCAAAAGCACAAGAACAAAGCCCAGAAAGCGACATTCCTATTGAGAATAATGTCACAAGTCCTGCTGAGGCTAACCCACTTGACATTGGTAGCACCCCCGCTACAACAGAAGACAACCCAGAGGAGACTAGTAGCACGACCACTCCAACTGAAGACAGCCCAGTTGAGAATAGAGGCACTGATATTTCCATTGAAGAGAAATCAGTTGAGAATAACACCACCAGCCCTGCAGAAGAGAATCCAGTAGAGACTGGCAGCAGTACCAGTCCCACAGAAGAGATTCAAACGGACACTAGCAGTACTGCAATTCCCACGGAAGAGAATCCAGTCGAGACTACTAGCACCACCGCCAATGATGGTAAATCTGACGATGTTTCTGACAACACCACCACTACAGTAGACAGTTGCACTGACAAAATTCTTACCAAGAGAGCTTTTCTGGATATATCTATTGACGGGAAACCCATTGGACGGATTGTCATTGGGCTATATGGGAACAATGTACCAGCAGGAACTACTAAATTCAGTGATTTCGTCAGCGGAGCAGCAG GTGTTAGTTACAGAAGAAAAGATTTCATTAAGATCACACCAAGTTACGTGCAACATGGTGGGGTTAGATCATATGGTGTCGATGCTGAACTCGCAGCTAAAACTGGGAGGAACTTTGCAGTCGACAATCTCATCTCTGAACTAGAGAGAGAGAACGCCAGATGTCCCGGGGCAAAGAATGTCGCAGGAACTGTTGGTATTATCGTGCGTGATCCACTCAAGCCGCCACCTAAGCAAAAATTAGTTGCCAGAAACGGTAAACTGGTgattgatgaagaagaagtcgGGAAGGAACCCAACGGGACAGAATTCGTGATCTCAACAAAAGACTCACCAGAGTTGGATGCATCAACATTGGTCATAGGGAAGGTTCTGGAAGGTATGGAGGTTGTGGAGAGGATGAGTCAAGTTAAGACAGTACAAGAGAACACTAGTTCTCCCTATTTCAG GGTGGCCAAGTTGATTGGAGATAAAAGGGCAGTAGTCGCAGAGAGAGGGTTCAACAGACCCTATTCAAAAGTAATGGTCACCAATTGTGGGTTAATGGCATAA